The following is a genomic window from Elgaria multicarinata webbii isolate HBS135686 ecotype San Diego chromosome 9, rElgMul1.1.pri, whole genome shotgun sequence.
GGTCACCCAtgcccccctaggtaactggttacattgtttaattgtttttactgtcaaATCTCTCCTAATGTTCAACAAAAATCAACCTAAAGTCGATTAGATCTAGTCCTGTCTTCCGGGGCAGTATAAAACAAGTCTTTGCCCCCTTCTTCACACCTGATGGCCCCtcaggtatttgaagaatgctgtaATGTCCCTTGGTTTTCTTCAGGCTAAATATATCCAATtatttcaacctttcctcatagaactTGTTTTTCATTGCCTCCCTCTGAATGTTtgtctatgtcagccttccccaatggagtgccctcctgatgttttgaacatggagatgggatttgtagtccaaaacttctggaaggctggtctatatcCTTCGTAAAGTGTTATATCAAGAAcattatcctaaaaaaaaaagaaagatgcccCAAATAAGGCACAGAAGTTCTCCTGTAATGTATCTATATAGGAATAAAGTTCCATTCTATTGCATATCCCTCCCTTAGCAAGTAGGGAATATGGGATTTCTTATTTTCATACCTCATTTTTCAGAGCTGGGGCCTCAAATACTAAATCTTACTGCATGTAGATCCCTAGGTGTTACAGATACCGAATAACTCCACTGCAATAAAAGAAAGATGTGAGAAATTGAGGGGGGGGAGTGCTTTTTGGAGCTATACATTACCCATCTTCTAAAACATTCTGTATTGCTAAAGTATTAGTCATTCTCTCCTAAAAATGCATTACTTGTTTTCAATTCAGCTCTACTTCATTGGGATATAAAATCCCTACATAAGTATATAATGAAATAGCTTCACTATACAGTCCTTTTCCACACCATCTTCCCAAGCTAAACCGTGATAAGCCCCTAAACAAGAGTAAGAGTACTTTTCCATCCTTGAGTTTTTGAAAGAACACTTGCTCCATACTTAAAGCTAAAGCAGGCCTGTTAGCTCTGAGCTTTAGCACCCAGGAGGAGCGTTAAAGTCAGGGCTTCCTGCAAGTTAGTGGACATACATAATTGGAGAACTAGCACTGAGTGTATATGAGTTTTCAGGTGCAAAACAGCTACCAACTGGTATAACACTCCTTACAGAGGGTTCTTTGTGGAAACATTGAGAACTTTCACAGACTTGAGTGTTGATCTGACTTGTTAGCTTTATTTACAATTTGAATTCCAAGTCTATGTAAAGTAAAGAATTAATTTCTGTAGATCTCCTCCCAGAAGTCTGCAAGCAATAAAGACAGATAGTTAGTTTGATTACAATTAGAAGCAAGATCACCAATCTGAATAATTAGAACCAGCAGTCAAAGTGGAGTATGAATaaggtgacaatatggaaaggacaggactcctgtatctttaacagttgtgtagaaaaggaaatttcaggtgGTGTCACTTTTATgcatgcagttaaagctgcaggagtcctgccctctattatagagtggccagatacaaaagagggcagggctcctgcagctttaacagttctgatgaagagggaatttcaccaagtgctgcatgcatacaaataacacctgctgaaaatacagaagccctgtcctcctttccatatggtcaccctatacagtatGAACAAACCAAGCACATCCTGCATCATAGAATCCCATTCTCAAGCTGATTTCAGCATATTGCAAGGTGGAACAAAACTGCTCTGACGTGTTTATTTCAAGCATCACATCACTGCATTTACTGTTAGTCAACTTATACCATGATATTTTGGTGTGTTCcaatagaccaggggtgggcaacttgtggctgtccagatgtttttgcctacaattctcatgatccctcaccattggcaatggtgacaggctgatgagagttgtaggccaaaatatctgaatgGTTATAaatagccccccaccccctgcaatagACCCTCTAAGCTTCCACTTAAGTTGTTACTATATACAGCACCAGTGTAAATGGCATCTTACTTTCATAGGAGCTTACAAGATGAAACAGATTGGGGAAAGTCAATCATAGAGAGGGATGAATGTGGGAAAATCCAGTTAGCCATCCTCAAAGATGGTTACAACTGGAAatagggtttaagggggaaagtgGCAATATTGCAAATGCACTTCATTTGCTTTATCTAAGGAGAGAGACCCAATTTCTCAGCATTCGAACTCCATGGAGGAATGTGTTGACATCAGCCTTTAAAACCTACTTTGGAGCAAACTATTCATGTCTACTCTGCATCGTCAGGAGGGATTCCCAGCTCTTCATCTGTCCACTTTGAAGGATCAGGATAAGGAAAGTGACCctggtggggggaaggagaaaattaaaattaatatgtaAACTTTTCAGTGCCTTCATTTTTCTTCCTTAAATTTAGAGGATATTTGTCATGTATCCAACTACAAGTATCCTATTAAAAGTAACATCTAACTAAAGCTTTGAGTTGAGCTTAAGACAGGCTGAATGCAATTAATTTTCATCTCACCCCAAATCATGTATTTCAGTTCAACTACTTTTGGCTATTGGAAAATTCTTAATATAAAGCATTGGAAAACTTGCCAGAAAATCCACATCACTGATCTTGATGAACAATGAAAACACAATGGATCATTCATGGCTTAAGAGTGGAAGTCAACTGAGAAGAGGGCAGTAGGTCACCACAGTCAGGAAAGGGTCAGATCAAGGAAAGCTAAAAGCATGTCATGTTTTAGTTTAAAAGGGAATGGAGgacacaatcatagaatcatagagttggaaggggcctataaggccatcgagtctaatctcccgctcaatgcaggaatccaccttaaagcctacctgacagatggctgtccagttgcctcttgaatgcctctagtgtggaagagcccacaacctcccttggttattggttccattgtccgactgctctaataggaagtttttcctgatgtccagctggaatctggctccctgtaacttgagcccgttattccatgtcctgcactctgggatgattgagaagagatcctggccctcctctgtgaggcaacctttcaagtacttgaagagtactatcatgtctcctctcagtcttctcttctcaaggataaacatgcccagttcttttagtctctcctcataaggctttgtttccagaccctgctgccctccagcttgtctgcatcctttttaaaGTGTGGTTAGAGGTTTAAAAGATTGTGAATGGTGTGAAGAAAAGGGATAGAggagccttccctaatctggtttTTTCAGACATTTAGGGGAGTAagctacaactcccttcatccctgaCCTTTAGCCATGCTGATAGcggcagatgtcatttgtagtcCACAATATCTAGAAgggaccaagttggggaaggctaggagcaagattttttcccttctttctgaAATAGTTTGGCAGTACATTGAAAACAGACAAAAAGTATTTATACACCTcacttatggaatttgctgccacaagatgcagtggtTACTGGCTTTAATAGCCTTAAAGGAAGATTATAAAAATACATGGCAAAGTTGTCTATTAGGTGGCTAAATAGACCATCAAGATTCAGAGACAATATGCCACTGAATGCCAGTTTCTGGGAATGGCTATTGCCTTCATGGCCTGCTACTACAGGCTTCCCACAAACAGCCcattcttggtctgatctagcagggctccaGTTATGCTCTTACAGCTTGACAGAAAGAAGAAAGCTTACTACCCTAGGAAGTCTGAAGTCCCAGGGGGCCAAAAGGACAGCTGTGATCTGTGTGTGCCGAGGTACAAAGAGGTTTGAAACAAGGGCAAAACACAATGACTTGCCTCAAGTAAATGTAGCATCAAGGTGTGTCAGAGTGGATTGAACAGCATTTTCTTTTGAGTTAAAGAAACAGGATCgttgttgtggtttttaaaaaatggctgataATGAAGTACTTGATACAACAGTTTGGGAACTTTAGGGCCATTATCAAAATAAACTTCAAGCACTTCCTATCAAACCCACCTCCAGGAAACAAGACACAACTATTTAATATGCTTGTTATTTGTCATCAGAACAAGTGATGCAGATGCTTCTCAGCGAGCACTCGAACTTGGGCAACCTACATTCAATTCTTCTCACCCATCCCACAGGAGAAGGTACCCtgatgctactgctttatagtccTTCCCAGCCCATTGGAGTTCTCACCAGCACAGCATCAGGATCATGCCAGAAGTGCCACAGGATCCAGAACCACATAAAGCTACTGAGCAGCTCAGCCTTTATCACCTGGGACCGTGTCAGCTCTGGGAACTGGCGGTAGCGAGGCTCAATATGTACACCTTCACTTGCACTGCAAGACAAATGCATGAACGTAGAAATAAACAATTATCAGGGCTGACCATATGGcacagaagggaagggaaacTGCAGAATATAGTATCAGATGCAGAATTCCATTTACTAGGAATCTgcactttcctttaaaaacaccTGTTTTTCTCTTGGCACTTACAGCTGCAAAGATATGCTTGATGTGAAAGATCTCGGCACGAGGCATTCGAGAATCCATGCCAGAACAGGCAATGCCTGgcaagatggacaaatagtctaacCTGGTATAAGTAGCTTTCTTTGGACAAGTTTAATTGGAAACAAGAGCAACTGATTTCTGTACAACACAATCTCTATGTAGTGCTGCTGAGAACTGGCCTGTAAGCTGTATATAGCAAAAGACAGGATATGCTGCAGCATTCCTATACCACTTTTGAGAATACAAAACACTTCACACACTTTATGTGTGCAGTCTTTACCAACAGTCTATAAGGTGGGCTAGTATTCCTGTGTTGTAAATGTGAGGAGTGTGCTTtatgtgggaaggggagaaggagaagggagaggaatTCTCTACTATGCCTGCATGCCCAACTGTCCAGTGGGAGCCATGCTTCATAGGGGCAGTACATTATGAGCCATCTACTAAACTCTACTACTGAATTTCTGCCCAGCATGCAGCTGTTAAGAGCAAGTGCCTTTTTACAGCAAGCTGAAAGAAACCAAGTTTCTACTCTTCCTCCCAGATGTTACAAATACCAACACTTGCATACAGGGTATATTGCATCCTCCCCACAACTTCGCACCCgtctggagagcgccaggttggggggaaggctggtatattgGAAGGAAGAGTAAAGGAAAGCGAGAAGTTTTGCGCATGATCTGAACGGGGAATATCTAGGTTCAAGCGCTTCTCATCCATGGAAATCACTGGAGGAGTTCTTGGACCAGTGTGCGCATatgtcctaccttacagggttggcGTGTTTGGTCTCCCCAGTTTTGCACACGTTCCCGCCTCTGGCACGCGAAGTTCCCCCTGACTTACCGCCGGACCCCTAAGGTCACGCCCGTGCCTCCTCTGGCGCGAAGGAGCCGGGCGGCAACGCGCATCCCGCCGGTCACTCGGCACAGAGGCCCCACCATCCTGGCGGCCGCCGGTGGAGACCTTCAACTCCCGCAATGTCACGTCCCGCGATTGGGCAGGCAGTCGCTCCCAACAACCCGCGCTCTGATTGGCTATCACGCACCCGAGCCTCTTTGGCGCGTTCCAATTCGGGTCATGGGGTGAGGTGAAAAGGCGCAGAAGGAAAtctccctacctggagaagatTGACGTTCGCCCCCTGCCTTTTTCTTAGAGCGCGAAAAAGAGGAAGGACGGCGGTTGGCCCTCGGGTGCGCCCACCATTGCCATATATCCATTATTGCCACCCCCTCTTCTGGTCGGGAATAGAACGGGCCACCTTGGGAAGTACCACACCTTTAGCCGTGGGAGGGGTGCGCGTTGGGTTGCATTTCCCTCACAACCGCCGGCGAACGTCATTCCCACTTCCGAAACATAAAGGAGATACGTAGAAACGGTATCAGGAATCCAAAAGAAGCTCGTGTTGTTTTAGAACTTAGTAAATACACAAAAGACTCTTTACTCCCCCCCCCGTTCAGGTGTTAAAGATGGTTCTGTCTGTGATGCCTGTTGCCAGGCAACGGAGCAGGACTTCGGTATCTGACAAGAGAAGGAGGGGGGGCGTTCAGGTGAGTTGGGATGAGACGAAGTGTCTCtgtggagagggggggaaatggagagttCAAGGTAAGTCTCACCGGGGTCTTATTGCTTCCAAACGCTTAGAACTGCAGCCTCAGTCCCAAGGGTGGCCCTTAATCCGACCCCAACTTGAAAGCTCTGTCTCTCtctattcccatttatttatttattacatttccgtgccacccaatatccaaagctctctgggaggttcacaaccattaaaaccacaaaacgcaTCATAAAACGCAATGTAAAATCTACAAATTtaaaaagtacagtataaaaagtacaaaccgaaataaaacctagcagcaatgcagaggtttaaaatgcaacaaataaataaaataaataaataaacagcagggcttaaaggcctgggaaaataaaaaaagtcatCACCTGGCGCCGGAAGGAACACACCGTaagtgccaggcgggcctctctgggaaactcattccacaaccggggagccacagcagaaaaggccctcttcttggttgCAATTCCTTTGGTTATTTCTCTATTAATGGTATTAATTaccttcatatttttttaaaaaaaaaatctgtatgcaAAATGCTTTACCAGAATTATCTCTTTTTTTAATCAGTCCAATGTTTAATATTCATTTGTGGGGAAATGTTTTGGGGAAGATAGTATGGTGAGTGGGGATAAATTTTAGGAAAATCTGAGAACACTGATGGGGAAAACCATGCTGAAACATTTTAAACTTTTGCCTAAATTGTTTATGTGCTTTGGTAgtctgttgtttatttatttatttgttgtaccAAAATGTCCAGGATGTCCCGTCACTGTCATCGTACCTTACCCTTATTGGCTGACATCCATGAGCAGAACGTAGCCTTTGTGGTCTCCGCCTTGGGAAGTGAGCCCTCCAACCTGTGTAGCCTGAAAGAACTACTCATAAAGACTCTTTTTTCACTGGCCAGCAAATCATCGGATTCCATGTTCAATATCGTCAGCTGTGGCAGCAAGGTAATGGAAAACATGACAATAAAGTATTACAGAAGAACCATGTTGCTCTAAGGTAGTttcccccatcctggtgccttccagggggtagctggggatgatgggggttacaGTCCAACCCATCAGGAAGGCAGATGAACTGCACTTTGAATTAGAGCAGCAATTATCTGCAAgccacatatttatttttttatttggaaTACTGATGACCCACTTTATAGCTCTGAGAGGCTCTCAAGTTACAAAAGATCCTCAAAATCAAACCGTTCTCAAAACTGGTACATATTCAGGGGGCCAGTCCCTAAAATATGCAATGTTCATAATTTCTGTCTTTATTGGTTTCAGATAACCCCTTTGTTTGCTCTCTAGGTGTTAAAATGGCAGACTGGATTGATGGAATGTTCTCTCACCAATGTCACTGAAGCAGCCGCCTGGATCCGAGCCCTTCAGGTCAACAGCAGGGATGGGGTTTTGAATGCTGTAGCAGGAGCACTGGAAGATCCCACCTGCCAAGCAGTGTACCTGTTCACCAGTGGGGTACCTGAGTGGTCTGTGTTGGAAATCTATAGTCACCTTAAGGAGACAGAGGATGTACGACCAGTGCACACTGTGTACTTGGTAGGAAATGGAGAGGAAAGTCAAAACAGCTCACAAAAAATATTGAAGAAAGTAGCCATGGCGTCTGGTGGTTCTTTTCAAGCAATTGGTCTCAACTCTGGAGGGGCTTCAGATGAGGTAAATTACAATCAATGTTGCAACATTGAATCTGTTAGCTGGTTCACACATCTAAATCATCACTTGATATTTCAACAATCAAATGATGGACATGCATGTTATGAATCAATCCAGTGAATCAAATTTCTGGAGAGGACCAAAATATCATGGAAGTCCTAGCAATACAAAATATTGGAAGAAGTGACCCTTGAGATCAGTTGTTGCTCTGTAATTCTGCATTTCTGCAATCTTCTTTCTAGGATATTCCTGACTGCACTGCAGGCATTCACCATTCTGACTGTATCAGCAAGGAACACTGGTCCCCTCTGCTAACGGGCCATTACACAACACAGTAAGTTTAAGGACCATGGATCTTTTTGATTTATAATTATTTTGCTAAAATTAGGATGCAAACTTGCCCATAACATTCTTCAGACTTGATTTATTACATAGTTCTAAATAATCCTGACCATTTCCTGTGTCCACAGGTTTCCTTTGGGCGTGTGGAGTCCAGATTCCCCTAACACATTTCTGAGAAGCTCAGTAAAGGAGGATTTAGCAGACTCATCCCCAAAGATTCACAGCTTGCTAAGGGGGATCCGTGTCCTAGCCAGGAAAGAGACAGATGGTTATTACTATCTAGGtcacattgtccaagaggtgaaGGTAAGTTTATTTACCTAAATCAGAGTGTCTCAAACTGTGGGTTCTGACCTGTTTCTAGATGGGATGccctttttttccctctctccttttcatttCTAGGGACTTTATTTCTTCCCCTGGGCCAGAACCACACCCTTACTGCtgcatggtccctttaagagacaaGCTCACACCCTCCCTATAGGTCATGCCTAAATTCTGTTCAGATGCATACTGCCTACATAAGCCTATATATTAACTTTAATGCGAGAGATTGTGCAGCGGTAGAGACCttgctaggctggctccctctgttgCTCCACCCAAAGTTGATTATGGCATTCCAGAACTGGCATTGCAGATGAGCAGTGAGTCCAATCTGCAGAGGCTGCTGTACAAAAGGGGTGGGAGAAATAGACAGCAGCGAGGCAGGGATCAGCAAGAGCTGGAAGACCAAGTGGTGGAGACTGCTGTGATTCAAGACAAGCAGAGGTTTCAGTGTTGGGGGATGTTAGCCCTCCCTTGGTCGAGGCTGGGAGCTGTTTTGCTCTATTTACAAAGATGCTTGATGGGATGGGAGAAGTCTTGTCAATGAAGTCTAGGGTGGCcgtgtgaaaaggaggactggactcctgtatcattaacagttgcatagaaaagggaatttcagcaggtgtcatttgtaggcacgcagcccttggtgaaattccatcttcattgcacaacagttaaagctgcaggagccctgcctagagggaccacatacaaaagagggcagggctcctgtagttttaactgtagtgatgaagaggaaatttcaccaggtgctgccagcatacaaatgatacctgctgaaattcccttttctattcaactgttaaagatacaggagccctgtcctcctttccatatggtcaccctagttaagtccTAGCAATAAGTTTTAGTGTTGGTGTGTTGGATTGGATCTCGGGTGATCAGGTTCAAGTCtctattcagccatgaagctcactgggtgactttgggctggtaaGTGACCTCTTTCGCACGTAACGACCAGCCTATGGgataaacaacccatgggctgtcctGCACATGCAGGAGAGAGCAAACAGACTGTCCTGCAGCGCACCCGCCACTTCCGCTTTTACACAGCACCCCACGATCAACTCCTTTGTAGGTTGCTGAGCATGGCATCCACACCCAGACTGCTGGTTTAGGGACAAAACAACACAgcagttaacccatgatttgttgttgaatTAATTGCTGGGTTGGTTAGGGCCTACCCCTCCAAAATGTATTGTGGAAGaacagcatataaatatttcaaataaatcaataaatgttttcatttcaagtggaatgtattgtattttttatatttaatgtGTTAGACATCTGTAATTCAAAAAGCAAGACGGTGGATGGGCAGAAAATTGTTAGGTGACTCACCTCAGGTTTACCTGGCAAGATTTCTGGCTTAATTTGACAGGGCTCCAGAGACTGTGTTCTAATTGAGTTTGAAAGATCCCAGCGATCACGGGAAGGCAAAGCTCAGTTACGAATGCAAGAAACGGCCCTTTACGATGTCATTCATTATGAGGATGCCAGGAGGCAGCCCTTAGCTCCAGGAGATGGAATCCTAGCTCCATGGGAGAAGAAAGGTGAACGATACGGCCCAGGCACTGTCCTCCAGGTTGCAGAGACTGGGTCACCTCATTCAGGTactgtgtttatttgtttatttattatatttttacaccgcccagtagccgaagctctctgggcggttcacaaaaattaaaaccataataaatggttttaaaaatacaaatacaatccTGTATTGTCCCCTTTCCATACATCCGTAGCATCCACTGGATGTTTATTTTATACATGCTGCGAAGGCAGACGGCTACGGTGCCTGCCTCCAAATGATTGTTTATTCAGCTTATCTGCAGTCTGTTTAGATCTGCCCCCCCACCTTGCGTCGGAGAATTCCCAAAATGCTCTAATGTTCTACAAGAGATGCAGAGGAAATCCTGGTCAGCTGAGACAGGATTTCAAGGAGGATCAAGGCACGACGTCATTTGCAACCGGGGTCAGGTCCTAGAAGAGCACTAGGATAGATTTTGGCTGTTTCTAAAATGCAGCTCTCCGTGTATTTCTGTTTACAGCCTTTAAAAGCAGCCAGGTGCTGGTTAATTTCTGGAACGGTCAGACTAAGAAGGTATCTGCAGATGTTGCTGTGAGGCTCCCTCCTCCTTTGAGTGAACGCATCACCCTTGAGCTTCAGATGCCCTTAGCAGCCAGGCAGATGTTAGTGGAGCAGAATCCAGATTATCCCTATGTTGTGCTGCCTGGATACAGAGCGTCCGGTCCTTGCAAGCGGGATCACTTAGACTGGATGCGTTGGCATGATGCTGCAATGGtctggtgcagcagcagcagctgcaactcCGCCCACTTCCCCCATTGCTATTTCTGCTCCCCATCTATTACATCTCCAATGTGTACAATGCAACCAGATGATTCCTTGATCCCGGGAACCAATCTGACAAAGGAAGAACTGAGCAGGAAGATAGAAGAACAGCTTTCAAAGGGCAAATTTCCCGTTTCAGAAAGGAATGAGGATGAGAAGGAAGAGAGCAACAAGctaaaggaagaaagaaactcCGCAGATTTAAAATCTGGCACAAAGATCAACAGCAGAGTTACAAAATCAGACAAGGTACGACGTCACGTCAACGAGCTCCATGTGGAAATCACTTACAACAGCTTTAATGTATCATAACGCCACATTCTCATTATCCCtggtaaaatatttgtttttcagAGCACAACCACAAGATGTTGCTAGCAGTTGTCTAAAAACCAGAGAATTCATAGTATTCATAAAtctcaaaaatgtgtttttatttggatggcttgattgtaaaccgcccagagagcttcggctgtggggtccTGATCACTCCCCTGTGTGTGGTGGGAGTGAGAGTGGACTTTACCTCCCTATACACCTGCCCACCTCTGACAACATCCACTCAGGGTGTAATGTTCTATAACTGAGCCTGCACACGCAAAATCTAGCGCATGTGCTATACGTTTCCCAGGTAAAATTCACAAACCAACCACATCATTTGAGTATACATGCGCTGGATTTTTTGTGCAAAGATGCTATCTGAACATTATATTCCTGCATGGATTgatggttctcaacctgtgggttgcgacccctttgggggtcgaatgaccctttcacaggggtcgcctaagaccattggaaaacacatatttctgatggtcttaggaaccgagctacataattttgctacataacagtagcaaaattacagttatgaagtagcaacaaaaataattttatggttgggggtcaccacaacatgaggaactgtattaaagggtcgcggcattaagaaggttgagaaccactgtcttagAGGCATGTTGGGTGGGCAAAGGCATGTGCTCATTCCCCAGCATATGTAGGGAGGTGTATCATTTAATCCAGCCCTTTATAATAAAGAAAAAAGGTTTACTTTTAATGCCATtcatctaaaccagccttccccaacctgggtccctccagaagctttggactacaagccagcatggacaatggttggagctgtactccaaaacatttggagggatccaggttgtgggaggctggtCTAAACAATGTCCAcatttctttaaacatacttgtgCTGCCAT
Proteins encoded in this region:
- the NDUFB2 gene encoding NADH dehydrogenase [ubiquinone] 1 beta subcomplex subunit 2, mitochondrial, yielding MVGPLCRVTGGMRVAARLLRARGGTGVTLGVRRASEGVHIEPRYRQFPELTRSQVIKAELLSSFMWFWILWHFWHDPDAVLGHFPYPDPSKWTDEELGIPPDDAE
- the LOC134403987 gene encoding uncharacterized protein LOC134403987, encoding MSRMSRHCHRTLPLLADIHEQNVAFVVSALGSEPSNLCSLKELLIKTLFSLASKSSDSMFNIVSCGSKVLKWQTGLMECSLTNVTEAAAWIRALQVNSRDGVLNAVAGALEDPTCQAVYLFTSGVPEWSVLEIYSHLKETEDVRPVHTVYLVGNGEESQNSSQKILKKVAMASGGSFQAIGLNSGGASDEDIPDCTAGIHHSDCISKEHWSPLLTGHYTTQFPLGVWSPDSPNTFLRSSVKEDLADSSPKIHSLLRGIRVLARKETDGYYYLGHIVQEVKGSRDCVLIEFERSQRSREGKAQLRMQETALYDVIHYEDARRQPLAPGDGILAPWEKKGERYGPGTVLQVAETGSPHSAFKSSQVLVNFWNGQTKKVSADVAVLYRRAGCWRFEHFLKRLRFQINIFIRFMVKEAPRDSPREADVNTARTEFKRQKWEQRRLKEDQQRQEEHLKGELLLASKRQRSLQRTLQGVQKQQEDRGRAGLHAEQLRTARAERRRQASCLHEEDRNKENQRLDYLKAQRKQRETWLTEHNQTIDDHEKKRLELLRNKKHSMQKALEAALQEQDMQTKEKAAARPQTFQKWERMCQQVEKEQQKHKDLQQYLREQNLLTLRASLLA